From Demequina capsici:
ATCTCCGCAGTGACGCAAGGCACCGGCGACGAGGCCGGCTTGTCCGTCACGGTCTACAACGACAACCCAGACTCGATCTTCTCGACCGTCTCGCGGGGACGTCTGATCGGCCGCGCCGATGGTCCGATCGTGACGGAAGCGACCGATCTCGACGCGCTCGAGACGATCGCGCACCGCGCCCTGATCGACGCGACCACGCCGACTCTGACGGTCGTGATCGACGCGATGCCGGTGCCCGTGTCGACGAACGATGCGGTGACCTTCCGACGTGCCGTGACTGGGCTCGACGGACGCTTCGTGGTGTCACGGATCGAGTACGGCGGTGCCGAGACGGACCTCGCGACGTACACGCTGACGGAAGTGGTGGACCTGTGAGCATCGCCGACCAGTTCGCTGACCTTTCGGCTCGCGTCGGCCAACTCGGCAAGCGCGTCCCGCGCTACCAGTACGGGTTCGTCACCCAGACCTCACCATTGCAGGTGCAGCTCGAGGACAGGCCCGACCCGGTCTACATCGCGGACAGCCTCGTGCCAGGCATCGGCATTGGCGCTCGCGTCGAGGTGCGGCAGATCGGGTCGCGGTACGACATCGTGCATGCACCCAGCGCCACATCTCCAGTGGCGACGCCATCGGGCGTCATCGCGATGACAGCCAGCGCGGCGGCGCCGAGTGGATGGATGCTGTGTCAGGGCCAAGCGGTCTCGCGGGCAACCTACGCAGACCTGTTCACGGCGATCGGGACGACGTATGGAGCTGGGGACGGCTCGACTACGTTCAACCTGCCGAATCTGAAGGGGCGCGTTCCAGTTGGCGCGGACTCGTCGGACACGACTTTCGATGCTCTGGGAGAGACCGGTGGCGAGAAGAGCCACACGCTCACTGCTACGGAGATGCCGAGCCATACGCACGTGCAGAACTCCCACGGTCATACCCTGACTGATCCCGGTCACAACCACACGCAGAACAGTCACAACCACACGCAGAACAGTCACAACCACACCCAGGACTCGCACCGTCACGTCGGGCTCGACACGGGTGGAACAACGCTGGGGTGGCTGAGCAGTGCAGTTGGTGCGGGAAGCGGCGCGGCGACCGTTCGCCCCAATCCCGAGGCGGCCGTGAACACCGCCTACACCACGGCGACCAACCAGGCGACCACGGCGACAAATCAGGCGACCACGGCGACGAACAACAGCGCCAGCACCGGCGTGACCCTGGCGTCCGCGACAGCGGTGAACCAGAGCACCGGCGGCGGCGCTTCGCACAACAACCTGCAGCCATTCATGGTCGTCAACTACATCATCAAGAGCTAGGGGCAACCATGCGTTACGTGTCTGGTGCGCTCGACGACTGCACGCTCGCTTGCTTCGACTCCGATCGCGCGCAGCCTGCCGACGGCGACATCGCGGCGTACTGCGACGAGCACCGTCAATGGTGGTACGCGTTCGCGGACAACGCCACGTGGCAGCAGGTCGACTTCGTTCCCGGCCCGATCCGCGCAGTGCTGTCGCTGCCATAGAGGCCACGAATCCCCCTGCCCACGGTCAAGCGTCGTGCTCCGTGCCCACAACGTCAACTGCTCAGGAGACACCGTGATCCTTTCCATGCTCGATGACTACATGCTCGCCGCCGGCGCGCTCGCTGCGGCAACGCTCGCGATCTGGAAGGTGCTGATCCCAGCCGGGCGCCGCCTCCACGCGTGGGCGGAGCGTGGTGGTCGCGCGCTCGACATCCTCAACGGGTCACCAGAAGTCATCGACCCTGACAGGCCGGGCGAGATCTTGCGGCCTGCGATCCCGGACATGGGGGTCCGCATGACGGCCGTCGAGGGGCTGCTCAACGAGTTCGTGCTGCGCGATCTGCACGCGAACGTGCAGCAGGCGCGGGAGGCGGCCGAGGGGGCGGCTCGCGATGCACGCAAGGCGCTGCGCGGAGTCGCGGACCTGCGCGCCGCTTCTGAGATCTGGCATGCCGGCGAGCTCGACGTCCTGACCGCGATCGAACGCAACGTCGCCAAGCCCACCACCACTGAGGAGACACTGTGACCGTCTTCGTCGACCTGTCGACACCTGGGCGTCTGGCCGCCGAGCATGCTGCCGGCTACGAGCGGACGCTGCGGGCCCTGAACGCCGCGGGGATCGACACCCCGGGCACCACGAGCCCGAACCACGCCTTCCGCTCCGACGCCGAGCAGGAGGTCCTGTTCCGCGCGAACTACACGCAGGACACCACGGAGCCGCTGTTCCACTACGCGTCGGGCAAGACCGACGCCCGCTCGTGGGCCGGGCACGGCACCTGGTACCGCCGCAAGGGCAAGGTCGCGGTCGCGCCCCCCGGCACGTCGAACCACCGGCTGGGCGACACCGTCGACTGGCAGGACCTCGGCGACCAGGGATCGGACCGGTGGAACAAGGCCGCGGCGGTCCTGACCGACAACGGCTGGGACCACACCGAGGGCGCCCGGATCGGCGAGTCCTGGCACTGGACCCGCATCACCGCCAACGACAAGCACCGCAACGACACCCTGGAGGACACCAGCATGATGCTCATCCGCAACACCTCGGGAGGAAAGGTCTGGCTCGTCACCGACGACGCCATGGAGCACGTCCCCGACGCCCGCACCCTCGCCGAGTACGAGAAGGCGCTCGGCCGTGCCGCCACCGACCACCCGTCGTGGTTCGTCGAGGGCCACCAGAAGATGCAGGAGCGCGTGCGCAGCTCCAAGGCCGTCCAGGCCGCAGCCGCGCAGGCCGCCGCCGGCTACGCCGTCGACAGCGACGCGCTCGCCACCGCGGTCATTGCACAGCTGCCCGCCAGTGCGAAGCCGCTCACCGCCGCCGAGGTCACGGCGGCCCTCAAGTCGGTCCTGTCCGGCGCCAGCCTCACCGTCAAGTAGGGAGAACACCCCGCATGCTCGCCACGCTCACCGCCTGGTTCACCGCGACCAGGCGCCAGAAGATCTACGCGGCCGTCGCCGCGCTCGTCCCGCTCCTGGTGTGGACCGGCACCCTCGTCGCAGGCCAGGCCGACCACATCCTCACCCTCACCACGATCGTCCTCCAGGCGGGCGCTGGCATCCTCCAGATCGCCCACTACACGCCCGCCCAGGCAGCATCCTGGTTCATCACCACCGGCCGCCTGATCCTGTACTCCACCGCGGGCCTCGCCATGCCTGCCCTCGTCGGCCTCGGCCTGTTCACCGCAGCCGCCGGCGACACGATCCTGCAAGGCCTGTCCATGGGCCTGACCGCGCTCGCTGCTGTCGTCGCGGTGATCACCTTGACGCCGGACTCGCCGGCACCGACCGCCGCCACCTGACCTCCTGGCGCATCCTTCGCTGATCCGCTCCGTGGGAGCGCGCCAGGACCACGAACGCCCCCACCCCGCTAGGCGCGGGGTGGGGGCGCTTTCGCCGTGCCAGAGCGTTACGATGCTTGAGAGGGCAGTTGCGTTGTGTGAAGCGTCACAGTTGTGCAACATTCTGTGCACCGGGGGCGTTGACTGGGACGGTTGGACGTAGGCTTCGGATGCAGCTACGGGGGTAGCTTGCTCCCGCTCGGTTTGCGTCCTACGGAACTTCGAGCGACAGGAGAGAGGCGATGGCTGAAGCATTGAGCGTTGATGACGTTGCTGCGTTCATTGTGCGCAGCCAGCACTCTGTCGACCGCATGAAGCTCCAGAAGTTGCTCTACTACGCGCAGTCGTGGCATCTTGCCGTGTTCGATCGACCGTTGTTCGATGAGACGTTTGAGGCATGGGGCGGCGGCCCTGTTATCAACAGCGTGTATCAGGCGTCCAAGGCGAAGCCGACCTACGACATCACCTCGTGGGATGGCGACCCGGAGGCTGTGTCGGGCCAGGCGGCCGCGCTTCTCAGAGCGGTCATGGCCGAGTACGCGAGCCAGTCGGCCGGCAAGCTTTCGAGCCGCACGCATAATGAAGAGCCGTGGCTCGTAGCGCGTCACGGTCTGCCCGATGGTGCGCGTAGCCGTAGCAAGATCGCGGCGCAGTCCATGGCAGAGTTCACTCGACGTTCCTGCACGCTTGGTGGACAGTACGCGGCGGACATTGCGGCTGGTGGGGTGATCGGCGGCGACTTCGCGCCTGATGTTGACGACACTGAGCCGCTGCATGATCCGTATGCGCGCGACGTAGTATCCACTCTCGAAGTTGGCCACGCGGACGTCATGCGTCGACCGCGGCGAGTCGTGCCCACGAGCGTTGGGTAGCGCGGGGCGAGCGTCCCACCCGACAACGCACCTGGTGGTATTCGACGCCAACATCTGGATCGATACCGCCGTCATTCTAGGTGCGCCTGCAACGCGGGCGGACTTCGATCGCGCCAACGCAACGACAGTCGGAACCCCGATCCCGCACCCTATCGATCGTGCTTACGACAGCATGAGGGCTATCGCGACGACTCTCTCAGGCAGGTTCGTTGCGGACGAGCGCATTGAAGTGTGGACCAGCAACCACATCGATGACCTCGTGTATGACCGGCTTGCGCGGCCAGTCGAAGGCGCAGCGAACGGTCGCACGGGGTATGGCTGGAGTCTTGGCGATGCGGAGAAGTATCTCGTCGAGATGGTCGACTCCCTTGTGGAGTCGACCGCGGGCGGCTCCGTAGGGGACGTGTCAATTCCGTTCAAGAACCCACCGCTCGACCATGAGGACGGGTGTGTGATGCAGACCGCGCGAACCGCCGGCCACAGCGACACACCCTGGTATCAGAAGTACATCATCACTCGCGACCAGGGGTTCCGGACGGCTGATCTCAGTTCGGAGATCACCGTCCTGTATCCCTGGGAGTGGATCGGCAGAGTGCGCGGAGCTCGTGTGGCTGGGGTCAAACCCAAAGTTCGAGCACGCTAGCGGGCAGATCGTGCCTGAACAGGAACTCAGCGACTTCTGCTGAGACATCGCAGCCGCCTGAGAATTCCCGGGACTGCCGGGCGCGCGAGGGGGTGCAGCGCCCGGCAGCATGTGCGCGCGAGGGGTCGATGCGCGCATGACACACCCTAGCCGCCCAGGGACCTGCGCGGCGACGCCACGTCGCACCTCCGTGGCATCCTCACCGCATGCGCGACGGTCCCCAGTTCGAGTTCGGTGTCGACGCTATTGCCGGCCGTCAGGCGGTCGTGCACCGTGCGAGCGGCGAGCTCGTCGGCTGGATCGTGCGGGACGGCGATCGCCTCCGCATGCGCCGCGGTGCATGGATCTCGGAGCCGGCGGACACGATCCCGCAGCTGTTCACCGTCGCGGCTGCACGAATGAGCTCGGGACGAGTCGCGATGCTCTAGCCGGAGAACGAGCCGTCGTCGAACGCATGCTCGGCGTACCAGGCGCCAGCCTTGTTCACTTTCGCAGCGAACGCCCGAGCCTTCGGGGCGTCCTTGCGGTCTGCAGCCACGATCATCGCGTCGCCGTCCGCGGTGATGATGGTGACGTAGACCTTGCCCTTCTCCTTCTTGAACATCCCGCCAACGATCGCACCGACGGGCCCGGCGAGGATCGCGCCGGTGATGACCCGCGTGCCGGTGGTCCGCTGGTTCGACTCACCAGAGTCGAAGTCGGCCGTGCATCCGCCGACGGGAACCGTAAGATTCCCGCTCGTCAAGCGCGGCACCAGGACGCCGTTCATGATCCGGTACCCCTCGAACGACGCCTGAAAGGCCGCGTTCTCCTTCGACCGCCGCACCGCATCCTTGAACCCCATACCTGGCACGATAGCGCGCCACCGCGCTCGCGGCCAGGGTTGGGCGGCGCCGCCGAGGTGTCGGGCGCGCAGGGCGTTGACGGCGGCGCGGGATACGACATCGCGGCCGCACGTGGGGGTTCGAGCGTATGTAGCGGCGAGGTTCAGTGGGTGGGAGTAGCGTCTGAACGGCACGTCCGTGGGTGGCGTGCGAGAGGGGCGTGATCATGGTAGAGACCTCGAACATCTTGGCGTGGACGTTGCGCAATGAGATTCCGATTCCGGATGACGTGTCGAGCCAGCTCGTTGAGGGTGAGGAGGCGGTTGCCGCGTTCTCGACTTTCCGCGATGCTGCGGTCTTCACCACCAAGCGACTGATCGTTCGGGATGCGCAGGGCTTCACAGGCAAGAAGGTCGAGATCTACTCGCTGCCATACCGCGACATCCACATGTGGTCATCGGAGAACGCTGGTGGCATCCTCGATCGGGATGGGGAGATCGCGCTCTGGACGAGGGCCGGCTACATCAAGGTGAAGTTGCTCAAGGGCATCGACGTGCGCCGTCTGGATCAGCTGATCGCGTGGGCTGTGCTCTCGACTCACTAGGACACCGGCGCAGGACTCGGCTCAGGCACGGGTCAGAGGCTTCGATCTGAGGCGCTCGCGTGCGTCATGCGGCGCCGCCGAGGTGTCGGGCGCGTAGGGCGTTGACGGCGGCGCGGGGTGCGGCGTCGGGGACCTTGGTGTAGGTCTGGGTGGTGGCGACGGAGGAGTGGCCGAGCAGTACCTGGATGGTGCGCAGGTCGGTTCCGCCGGCGAGGAGGTCGCTGCCGAATGCGTGACGCAGTGTGTGGGCTGTCCAGTGGGCGGGCAGGGCGCGGGCCATGAGCTTGCCGACGTACTGGGCGGAGAGGTGGCCGTGGTCGTCTCCGGGGAAGGCCCAGCCGCCACCGGCGAGGCATGCGGCTCGTAGGGCGACGGCGAGGGAGTCGTTGAGAGGGATGTCGCGTAGCTTCGCGCCCTTGCCGTGTACGAGCAGGCTTGAGCCGCTCTCGCCGCGGGTGAGGTCGCTCGTGTGGATCTGGGAGATCTCGGCGCGACGCATGCCGGCTTCGAAGGCGCAGCGCAGCATCAGGCGCGTGCGTTCGGGTGCGCGCTCGAGCGCGGCGCGGATCTGGTCGGTGGGGCATGGTCGTGGGGTGGCAGGTCGCGCCTTGATCTTGGGAAGGCTCACGGCTGGCGAGTGCTCGATGTGACCGGCGAGGACGGCCCAGTCGTAGAAGCCGATGAGGCTGGCGCGCACGGAGCGGCGGGTCTCGATCGCCCATTCCTGGCTGCCCGTCCAGGCGATGAGCAGTTCGAGCGTTACGGCCCATGGGTCGTCGATCTTGAGGCCGCGTGCCACGCGCTTCACGTGATCGGTGCGTGTGTAGATCGTCGTCTCCGCGTAGCCAGATGCGCGCATGTAGACACCCCAGTCAGCGATCGCATCGGACCAAGCGCCCCTCTGTGCGCTGTCCATGACGAGAACGTACAGCCTTCGTGAAGGGTCACCGGCTACCTTGGGGGGCATGGCTACCAGGCGTTTCTAGGCAAACAGGTCCATATGCGACGCTCGGCGTGGCCCAGCGCCCGCCCCTATGCGCTCGCGGTCCATGTACCAGCGGTGTGCGATGAGAGCGCAGTCGAGCTTGTCGTCGAGCTCGCGGCGGCGCGCGCGCGCGGCGGCATCGATCGCGCGCATGGCGTAGAACGCCTCCTCGTCGCTGTAGCCGCGCCGCTCGGGCGACGTGAGCGCCCACTGCATGAGGAGGTCGGTCACGTTATCGACTTGCTCCCGCGTCGCGCTTCTCGCAATCAGGTCAATGTCCGACAGGAGCGACCAATCGGCAGCGCTCAGCCGGGCGCGCCAGTCGAGGGTACTCATGCTGCAGGCTTCCCGTGCAGCTGGCGCACACCGCTCACTCGAGCCTTCTTAGAGGGCAGTCCGTGCACAACTCCTGCGGGTTGCTGAGCACGACTGGCCTCCAACCAGAAGGTTGGGGGTTCGAATCCCTCCGGGCGCGCTGAAGGTGAAGGCCGGGATCCCGCGAGGGGCCCGGCCTTCGTCGTTCCCGCGCACCGGCTGCACGTCTCGCGGGAAGCCGGCCCGGAGAGCTCTCGTGAGATGCCCGTCGCGCGGCACCGCCTCGCTCCGGGGATCTGTCGCTGCGAGCGATCGACTCGCGCCTGAGGTCGTTTGACACCTGCTCGCCTACGCGCTTGACTAGGCCTGAGCGCGAGCCATTCGCGACTGAATCGATATTCAGGAGTCAATGATGACGAGGATGCCGGCGACCGACGCCGACCACAGGATCGCTGCCGACCGTCGGTGGACCATCGGCCACGCGCCGTGGCTCACCGAGGCGGAGCGCTCGAGCCGTGCACGCGTGATCATCGACAACGACTTCATGGGCGACCCCGACGACCTCTACCAGCTGGTGCATCACCTGCTGTCGCCGAGCGTCCACATCCCGCTCATCATCTCCTCGCACCTGCACGTCGACGAACCGTGGGACCCGAGCGAGCAGCAGGCGGCGCACGGCGTGCTCGTCGTCCGCGACGTCCTCGCCCGCATGGGCATCGACGGTGCGGACGACCTCGTCATCGCAGGCGCGGAGCACGCGATGGTCGACCGCCGGACGCCGCAGGACACCCCCGCCGCGCGGGCGATCATCGCCGAGGCGCTGCGCGACGACCCGCGCCCTCTCTACTACTGCGCGGGCGGCGGCCTCACCGACCTCGCGTCCGCGCTCCTGCTGGAGCCCGCCATCGCCGACCGCATGACGCTCATCTGGATCGGAGGTGCCGAGTACCCTGACCTCGGCCTCGCGACTCCCGGCGGCCCTGCTGCGGAGTACAACCTGAGCATCGACACGGAGTCGGCGCGATGCGTCTTCGGTGACACGCGGATCCCGATCTGGCAGGTGACGAGAGCGGCCTACCGCTACGCCCTCATCTCGCTCGCAGAGCTCCGCGTCGGGGTGCGGCCCCTGGGCGCCGTGGGGTCCTACCTCTACGGAGAGCTCGCCGAGGTGGGCAGGATGGTCGCGACCTTCGGCATGAGCATCGGCGAGACGTACGACCTCGGCGACCAGCCGCTCGTCCTTCTCACAGCCTTGCAGACGGCGTTCGAGCCGGATCCCGCCTCCAGCAACTACGTGATCCGGCCCACCCCGGACCTCGACGCGGACGGGCTCTACGTGCCGGATCCGGAGGGCCGCCCCATGCGGGTCTACACAGACATCGACTCGCGGCTCGCCTTCGAGGACCTGAAGGCGAAGCTCGCCGAGCTGCACGCGTGGCAGGACGGAAGGCTCGAGGCTGCAGCGCCCGCCGAGCCGCCCGCAGGGCTGCAGGAGTGACCATGGAGACGGACGCGCGATCCGCATCGCGCGCGAGCTGGGGGAGATGACGCTGTGAGCATCGTGATCGCCCTGGACGAGGGAACCACGAACGCGAAGGCGGTCGCGATCGACGGCGACGGGCGGGTCCTCGCGCATGCCTCACGCGGGTTGGGGATCCGCAACACCGCTCCGGGATGGACGGAGCAGGACGCCCTCGAGATCCGGGAGGCGTCGGTCGAGGTGCTGGCGCGCGTCCTCGCACAGGTCCCGGCCGACGAGGTGATCGGGCTCGCGATCAGCAACCAGCGGGAGTCGGTCGTCGCCTGGGATCCCGTGACGGGCACGCCTGCCGGACCGGTGCTCAGCTGGCAGGACACGAGGACGGCGGACCGCTGCGCGGCGCTCGCGCAGGTGCACGGCGACAGGGTGCTCGACCTCACGGGTCTCCCGCTGGACCCGATGTTCAGCGCTCCGAAGATGGCGTGGCTGCTCGAGCAGGCTCCTGACGGCACGGTGGTCGGCACCGTCGACTCGTGGCTCGTGTGGTGCCTGACCGGCGGCTCCCGTCATGTGAGCGAGGCGGGCAACGCGTCCCGGACGCTGCTGATGGACCTTGCGACGCTCGACTGGCACCCGGAGCTCCTGGGAGTCTTCGGCATCCCACGGGAGGCGCTGCCCGAGATCGTCGCGTCGAACGGCGATCTGGGCAGCACGGCGTGCGACGGGCTGCCTGCGGGGATCCCGATCCTTGCGTTGATGGCCGACTCGCACGCCGCGCTGCGCGGCCACGGTGGCGGCGAGCCGGGCGTGGTGAAGGCCACGTACGGCACCGGCTCCTCGGTGATGCAGGGCACGGGTGCGCAGCTGCGTCGTCGGCCGGGCGTGGCGACCACCCTCGCATGGCTCGACGACCGCCCGGTGTACGCCCTCGAGGGCAACATCCGCTACTCCGGCTCCGCGCTGGACTGGACGGCCAGGCTGCTGGGTGTCGCTGATGCTCGCAGCCTCGGCGCGCTCGCGGCCACGGTGGACGATGCGGACGGCGTGGTGCTCGTGCCTGCGTTCGGTGGTCTGGGGGCGCCGCACTGGGATCCGACGGCGGTCGGGACGCTGACCGGGCTCGGCGCCGGGTCGGGTCCTGCGCAGGTGGCGCGCGCGGCGTTCGACGCGGTCGCGCATCAGGTGGCGGATGTCGCTGAGGCGATGCTCGCCGAGGGCGAGGCGCTCGAGGCCGTGCGGGCGGACGGTGGCGCCACGGCCTCGGAGCTGCTCATGCAGACGCAGGCGGACGCGCTCGGCTGCGAGGTGGTCGTGGTGGGCGAGGCGGACGTGGCGCTCAGGGGCGTGGCGGCGGTCGCGTTCGCCCAGCGCGGCATCGCTCTGCCGGCCGCCGCGGCGTCGCGGACGCATCGTCCCTCGTACAGCGCTCAGGAGCGCGAGGCTGCGCGTGCGCGCTGGCGCGCCGCTCTCGATCGATCCAAGGCGTGACTCGCCAACGGCGGCGAGTCGGGCTATAGTGAATGCAAGAAGAATCGAAGGTGAATAGATATGTCTGAACTCCCGAAGTTCGGTGCCGGCCTGTGGCACTTCGCCAGCTACGTCGACCGCTACGCCACCGACGGCTACGCGCCCGCCGTGTCCACGCTCGAGCAGATCGAGCGCGCCGGGCAGGTCGAGGACCTCTCCGTGGTCGACGTGCCCTACCCCTTCACCGAGGGCGTCACCGTCGCGCAGGTCAAGGAGGCGCTCGCCGCCCACGGGCTCG
This genomic window contains:
- a CDS encoding nucleoside hydrolase — encoded protein: MTRMPATDADHRIAADRRWTIGHAPWLTEAERSSRARVIIDNDFMGDPDDLYQLVHHLLSPSVHIPLIISSHLHVDEPWDPSEQQAAHGVLVVRDVLARMGIDGADDLVIAGAEHAMVDRRTPQDTPAARAIIAEALRDDPRPLYYCAGGGLTDLASALLLEPAIADRMTLIWIGGAEYPDLGLATPGGPAAEYNLSIDTESARCVFGDTRIPIWQVTRAAYRYALISLAELRVGVRPLGAVGSYLYGELAEVGRMVATFGMSIGETYDLGDQPLVLLTALQTAFEPDPASSNYVIRPTPDLDADGLYVPDPEGRPMRVYTDIDSRLAFEDLKAKLAELHAWQDGRLEAAAPAEPPAGLQE
- a CDS encoding tyrosine-type recombinase/integrase — protein: MDSAQRGAWSDAIADWGVYMRASGYAETTIYTRTDHVKRVARGLKIDDPWAVTLELLIAWTGSQEWAIETRRSVRASLIGFYDWAVLAGHIEHSPAVSLPKIKARPATPRPCPTDQIRAALERAPERTRLMLRCAFEAGMRRAEISQIHTSDLTRGESGSSLLVHGKGAKLRDIPLNDSLAVALRAACLAGGGWAFPGDDHGHLSAQYVGKLMARALPAHWTAHTLRHAFGSDLLAGGTDLRTIQVLLGHSSVATTQTYTKVPDAAPRAAVNALRARHLGGAA
- a CDS encoding Panacea domain-containing protein, which produces MAEALSVDDVAAFIVRSQHSVDRMKLQKLLYYAQSWHLAVFDRPLFDETFEAWGGGPVINSVYQASKAKPTYDITSWDGDPEAVSGQAAALLRAVMAEYASQSAGKLSSRTHNEEPWLVARHGLPDGARSRSKIAAQSMAEFTRRSCTLGGQYAADIAAGGVIGGDFAPDVDDTEPLHDPYARDVVSTLEVGHADVMRRPRRVVPTSVG
- a CDS encoding phage tail protein codes for the protein MSIADQFADLSARVGQLGKRVPRYQYGFVTQTSPLQVQLEDRPDPVYIADSLVPGIGIGARVEVRQIGSRYDIVHAPSATSPVATPSGVIAMTASAAAPSGWMLCQGQAVSRATYADLFTAIGTTYGAGDGSTTFNLPNLKGRVPVGADSSDTTFDALGETGGEKSHTLTATEMPSHTHVQNSHGHTLTDPGHNHTQNSHNHTQNSHNHTQDSHRHVGLDTGGTTLGWLSSAVGAGSGAATVRPNPEAAVNTAYTTATNQATTATNQATTATNNSASTGVTLASATAVNQSTGGGASHNNLQPFMVVNYIIKS
- a CDS encoding PH domain-containing protein, whose amino-acid sequence is MVETSNILAWTLRNEIPIPDDVSSQLVEGEEAVAAFSTFRDAAVFTTKRLIVRDAQGFTGKKVEIYSLPYRDIHMWSSENAGGILDRDGEIALWTRAGYIKVKLLKGIDVRRLDQLIAWAVLSTH
- a CDS encoding D-alanyl-D-alanine carboxypeptidase family protein is translated as MTVFVDLSTPGRLAAEHAAGYERTLRALNAAGIDTPGTTSPNHAFRSDAEQEVLFRANYTQDTTEPLFHYASGKTDARSWAGHGTWYRRKGKVAVAPPGTSNHRLGDTVDWQDLGDQGSDRWNKAAAVLTDNGWDHTEGARIGESWHWTRITANDKHRNDTLEDTSMMLIRNTSGGKVWLVTDDAMEHVPDARTLAEYEKALGRAATDHPSWFVEGHQKMQERVRSSKAVQAAAAQAAAGYAVDSDALATAVIAQLPASAKPLTAAEVTAALKSVLSGASLTVK
- a CDS encoding FGGY-family carbohydrate kinase, with amino-acid sequence MSIVIALDEGTTNAKAVAIDGDGRVLAHASRGLGIRNTAPGWTEQDALEIREASVEVLARVLAQVPADEVIGLAISNQRESVVAWDPVTGTPAGPVLSWQDTRTADRCAALAQVHGDRVLDLTGLPLDPMFSAPKMAWLLEQAPDGTVVGTVDSWLVWCLTGGSRHVSEAGNASRTLLMDLATLDWHPELLGVFGIPREALPEIVASNGDLGSTACDGLPAGIPILALMADSHAALRGHGGGEPGVVKATYGTGSSVMQGTGAQLRRRPGVATTLAWLDDRPVYALEGNIRYSGSALDWTARLLGVADARSLGALAATVDDADGVVLVPAFGGLGAPHWDPTAVGTLTGLGAGSGPAQVARAAFDAVAHQVADVAEAMLAEGEALEAVRADGGATASELLMQTQADALGCEVVVVGEADVALRGVAAVAFAQRGIALPAAAASRTHRPSYSAQEREAARARWRAALDRSKA